A stretch of Alligator mississippiensis isolate rAllMis1 chromosome 14, rAllMis1, whole genome shotgun sequence DNA encodes these proteins:
- the LOC132244807 gene encoding phosphatidylinositol 4,5-bisphosphate 3-kinase catalytic subunit alpha isoform-like, protein MLRPGAQRGSPGMPRTVVLDCLLPNGVMVPLETPCTASLLTIKHQLFREARKFPLHHLLQDESRYVFLSVTRDAKREAFFDEMRRLCDLRLFQPFLKVVEPACDREEEILNQEIGAAIGMPVCELVAAKDPEVQDFRRNMLEVCKEAVELRGADPPHSRALCVCPPNVASSPELPARLLDKLDAGRLRVAIWVITPPSNKRKYMLKVSHACVPEQVIAEAIRKQGWGMLLSPEQLKRCVLEYQGNYVLKVCGCNEYLLEKYPLSQYKYIRHCIMVGLMPNLMLMTKTSLYDQLPLDTFKMPYYSMCVSPDTSYVNIDASAKSLWFINTNLRVRILCATYVNVNTQDVDEIYVRTGIYHGSELLCDSVNTQSVPCSNPGWYEWLSYDMRVRDLPHAARLCLSICSVKGRKDGKEEHCPLAWGNINMFDYMHTLVSGKMALHLWPVPRGLDILLNPLGVTGSNPKKATPCLELEFDWFSGPVKFPGMTVVEDRGMKAFSLELGCNCSHTVLSKKLGRDAEVRESVKEQLRALCARDSLSEITEQEKDFLWSHRHNCMNTPEILPKLLLSMKWSSRHAVAQMYWLIKHWPPIKPEQAMELLDCNYPDPLVRSFAVQCLEKYLTDDQLSQYLIQLVQVLKYEQYLDNLLVRFLLKKALTNQRVGHFFFWHLKSEMHNTIVRQRFGLLLESYCRACGTYLKHLTRQVEAMEKLTNLTDMLKQEKKNDAPKVQMKFIVEQMRQPDFKEALQGFISPLNPAHQLGHLRLEECRIMSSAKKPLWLNWENPDIMSELLFQNNEIIFKNGDDLRQDMLILQVIQIMENIWQNQGLDIRMLPYGCLSIGNCVGLIEVVRSSHTIMQIQCSGGLKGALQFNSHTLHQWLRDRNKGKKYDAAIDLFTSSCAGYCVATFILGIGDRHNSNIMVKDDGQLFHIDFGHFLDHRKKKFGYKRERVPFILTQDFLIVISKGTQECTKTWEFERFQEMCCKAYVAIRQRANLFINLFSMMLGSGIPELQSFDDIAYVRKTLAVDKTEQEALEYFMKQMNDAHHGSWTTKIDWLFHTIKQRVSN, encoded by the coding sequence ATGCTGCGCCCCGGGGCCCAGCGGGGCTCCCCGGGGATGCCCCGCACCGTGGTGCtggactgcctgctccccaacGGGGTGATGGTGCCTCTGGAAACCCCCTGCACGGCCTCGCTGCTCACCATCAAGCACCAGCTCTTCCGCGAGGCACGGAAATTCCCTCTGCACCACCTGCTGCAGGACGAGTCCAGGTACGTGTTCCTCAGTGTCACCCGCGACGCAAAGAGGGAAGCATTTTTCGATGAGATGCGGCGGCTCTGCGACCTGCGGCTCTTTCAGCCGTTCCTGAAAGTTGTCGAGCCCGCCTGCGACCGCGAGGAGGAGATCCTGAATCAGGAGATCGGGGCGGCGATCGGCATGCCCGTCTGCGAACTGGTGGCGGCCAAGGACCCGGAGGTGCAAGACTTCAGGAGAAACATGCTCGAAGTTTGCAAAGAGGCCGTGGAGCTTCGCGGGGCCGACCCGCCGCACAGCAGAGCGTTGTGTGTCTGCCCTCCCAACGTGGCCTCGTCGCCGGAGCTGCCCGCACGCCTGCTCGATAAACTCGACGCAGGGCGGCTGCGGGTGGCGATATGGGTTATCACCCCCCCCAGTAATAAGCGGAAATACATGTTGAAAGTCAGCCATGCCTGCGTGCCCGAGCAAGTTATTGCCGAAGCAATCAGAAAGCAAGGATGGGGTATGCTGCTGTCGCCTGAACAGTTAAAACGCTGCGTCTTAGAGTACCAGGGCAATTATGTGTTAAAAGTGTGCGGCTGCAATGAATACTTGCTAGAAAAATATCCTCTGAGCCAGTATAAGTACATAAGACACTGTATAATGGTTGGCCTCATGCCCAATCTGATGCTTATGACCAAAACAAGCCTTTATGACCAGCTACCTTTGGATACCTTTAAAATGCCGTATTATTCCATGTGCGTTTCTCCAGATACCTCATACGTGAATATAGACGCTTCAGCCAAATCCCTCTGGTTTATAAACACCAATCTCAGAGTAAGAATTCTCTGTGCAACGTATGTCAACGTGAACACGCAGGACGTTGACGAGATATATGTCCGAACAGGTATCTATCACGGAAGTGAGCTGTTGTGTGACAGTGTGAATACTCAAAGTGTGCCTTGTTCCAATCCTGGCTGGTACGAATGGCTGTCGTATGACATGCGTGTTCGCGATCTCCCACACGCTGCTCGGCTTTGCCTCTCCATCTGCTCTGTCAAAGGAAGAAAGGATGGGAAAGAGGAACATTGCCCGCTGGCTTGGGGAAATATAAACATGTTTGATTATATGCACACTCTTGTATCTGGGAAAATGGCTTTGCATCTGTGGCCAGTACCTCGTGGGCTAGACATCCTGCTGAATCCTCTTGGTGTTACTGGGTCAAATCCAAAGAAGGCAACTCCATGTCTAGAGCTAGAATTTGATTGGTTTAGCGGTCCTGTAAAGTTTCCAGGCATGACAGTAGTCGAAGACCGTGGCATGAAGGCTTTCTCCCTGGAGCTAGGGTGTAACTGCAGCCATACAGTGCTGAGTAAGAAGCTAGGTAGAGATGCTGAAGTAAGAGAAAGTGTCAAAGAACAACTCCGTGCACTTTGTGCAAGAGATTCACTCTCTGAAATCACTGAGCAAGAGAAAGACTTTCTTTGGAGCCACAGGCATAATTGCATGAATACCCCAGAAATTCTACCCAAACTGCTTTTGTCCATGAAATGGAGCTCTAGACACGCAGTAGCCCAGATGTACTGGTTGATAAAACACTGGCCTCCAATCAAGCCGGAACAAGCAATGGAGCTATTGGACTGCAATTATCCTGATCCACTGGTGCGATCATTTGCAGTTCAGTGTTTGGAGAAGTATTTGACAGATGACCAACTGTCTCAGTACTTAATCCAGCTAGTACAGGTTCTGAAATATGAACAATACTTGGATAATCTGCTGGTGAGATTTTTACTCAAGAAGGCACTGACCAATCAAAGAGTAGGgcacttttttttctggcatttaaAGTCTGAAATGCACAATACAATTGTACGTCAGAGATTTGGTTTGCTTTTGGAGTCCTACTGTCGAGCATGTGGGACATACCTAAAACACCTGACCAGGCAGGTGGAAGCAATGGAGAAACTAACTAACCTTACTGATATGCTCAAGCAAGAGAAGAAGAATGACGCACCAAAGGTGCAAATGAAGTTTATTGTTGAACAAATGAGACAACCAGATTTCAAGGAAGCTTTGCAAGGTTTTATCTCTCCTCTTAACCCTGCCCATCAGCTAGGACACCTCAGACTTGAGGAGTGCAGGATTATGTCTTCTGCAAAAAAGCCTCTCTGGCTGAACTGGGAAAACCCGGATATTATGTCTGAACTGTTGTTTCAGAACAATGAGATAATCTTTAAAAACGGGGATGATTTACGTCAGGATATGCTAATACTTCAGGTTATTCAAATTATGGAAAACATCTGGCAAAATCAGGGTCTTGATATACGGATGTTGCCTTATGGTTGTTTGTCTATCGGCAATTGTGTGGGCCTTATTGAGGTGGTCAGAAGCTCTCATACAATCATGCAGATTCAGTGCAGCGGAGGCCTAAAGGGTGCACTGCAGTTCAACAGTCACACATTACATCAGTGGCTCAGGGACaggaacaaaggaaaaaagtATGATGCAGCTATTGACTTGTTTACAAGCTCCTGTGCTGGATATTGTGTCGCTACCTTCATATTGGGAATCGGTGACCGTCATAATAGCAACATAATGGTGAAGGATGATGGACAGCTGTTTCACATTGATTTTGGGCACTTCCTGgatcacagaaagaaaaaatttGGTTACAAGCGAGAGCGTGTACCATTCATCCTAACTCAGGATTTCTTAATAGTGATTAGTAAAGGAACCCAAGAATGTACCAAAACATGGGAGTTTGAAAGGTTTCAAGAGATGTGTTGTAAGGCTTACGTAGCAATTCGGCAGAGGGCCAATCTCTTCATAAATCTTTTCTCCATGATGCTTGGCTCAGGCATTCCAGAATTACAGTCTTTCGATGATATCGCATATGTTCGAAAGACACTTGCAGTGGACAAAACCGAGCAGGAAGCTCTGGAATATTTCATGAAACAGATGAATGATGCTCACCATGGTAGCTGGACAACAAAAATTGACTGGCTCTTCCACACAATAAAGCAACGTGtatcaaattga